A genomic window from Pseudomonas argentinensis includes:
- the cobA gene encoding uroporphyrinogen-III C-methyltransferase gives MNPSVWLIGAGPGDPELLTLKAVRALGLADVVLIDDLVNPQVLEHCPGARVIRVGKRGGCRSTPQAFIHRLMLRYARQGKVVARLKGGDPCIFGRGGEEADWLAARGVRCEIVNGITAGLAAATRCGISLTLRGIARGVTLVTAHTQDGTSPNWQALAHAGTTLVVYMGIATLADTRQHLLDAGMAADTAVAMIENASLPEQRECRSTLQAMADDAQAFQLKSPAILVIGEVVGAAMLAAEQLHLHSA, from the coding sequence ATGAACCCAAGCGTATGGCTGATCGGCGCCGGTCCTGGTGACCCGGAATTGCTCACTCTCAAGGCGGTGCGCGCCCTCGGCCTGGCCGACGTGGTGTTGATCGACGATCTGGTCAACCCCCAGGTGCTGGAACACTGCCCCGGCGCCCGGGTGATTCGCGTTGGCAAGCGCGGCGGCTGTCGCTCCACGCCCCAGGCGTTCATCCACCGCCTGATGTTGCGCTACGCCCGCCAGGGCAAGGTGGTGGCGCGCCTCAAGGGCGGCGACCCGTGCATCTTCGGCCGGGGCGGCGAAGAAGCCGACTGGCTGGCCGCACGCGGGGTGCGTTGCGAGATCGTCAACGGCATCACCGCCGGCCTGGCTGCAGCGACACGCTGCGGTATCTCCCTGACCCTGCGCGGCATCGCCCGCGGCGTGACGCTGGTCACCGCCCATACCCAGGACGGCACCTCGCCCAACTGGCAGGCCCTGGCCCACGCCGGCACGACGCTGGTGGTGTACATGGGCATCGCCACCCTGGCCGACACCCGCCAGCATCTGCTGGATGCCGGCATGGCCGCCGACACCGCGGTGGCGATGATCGAGAACGCCTCGCTGCCCGAGCAGCGTGAATGCCGCAGTACGTTGCAGGCGATGGCCGACGACGCCCAGGCCTTTCAGTTGAAAAGCCCGGCCATCCTGGTGATCGGCGAGGTGGTCGGCGCCGCCATGCTGGCCGCCGAGCAATTGCACCTGCACAGCGCCTGA
- a CDS encoding nitrate reductase, with protein MSSRARQTTASTCCYCGVGCGVLIEHDDERILGVSGDPAHPANFGKLCSKGASLHLTGDLAARALYPELRLGKGLGRTRTDWDSAMDHAAEVFAETIREHGPDSVAFYISGQLLTEDYYAFNKLARALVGTNNIDSNSRLCMSSAVVGYKRSLGADAPPCSYEDIEQADTLLIIGSNMAYAHPILFRRLEAAKAGNPQMKVIVVDPRRTDTCELADLHLAIAPGSDVALLHGVLHLLLEQGRIDHAFIEAHTEGFDALQSLAADYTPARVAGLCAISEADLRRCAEWIGRSPRFLSLWCMGVNQSTAGTAKNAAIINLHLATGQIGQPGSGPFSLTGQPNAMGGRETGSLSNLLPGHREVANPEHRAEVAAYWGIDRLPEKPGLSAIELFEAVGSGRIKALWIVCTNPAQSMPDQQRIHQALSDCPFVVVQEAFSTTETCRFADLLLPAASWGEKEGTVTNSERRVSRVRRAVPAPGEARADWSITCDFARRLEARLPGTPAGLFAFSNPEQLFEEYKVLTRRRDLDLSGLGYGLLEARGPQQWPFPQGAEQGTPRLYGDGQFPSVNGRARFIAEAYQSPKEKRDERYPLTLNTGRLRDQWHGMSRTGTAARLFAHVEEPLLGLHPQDLAQRQLEDGRLVEVRSRRGALVLRVQADASLQPGQAFLPMHWGDRFLKGLGVNALTLPAFDPLSKQPELKHAGIEVQAIDLPWTFQALVEGDVQQRLQALRPLCDGFAHASFALVGRETSALVMRAAHHHAPAAALLDQLHQHLGLNDGPVMRYDDPRDEPGCMPINKRVRIEDSRLSGFALSGESRARNWLRELWQNQISLDDDTGRALRRWLLAPVESPPGETRSRAGKTLCTCMDVSETAVRESIERGCDLAALKQNLGCGTGCGSCVPEIKRLLALQTIEA; from the coding sequence ATGAGCAGCCGCGCCAGGCAAACCACCGCCTCGACCTGCTGCTACTGCGGCGTCGGCTGCGGCGTGCTGATCGAGCACGATGACGAGCGCATCCTCGGCGTCAGCGGCGATCCGGCGCACCCGGCCAATTTCGGCAAGCTGTGCAGCAAGGGCGCCTCGCTGCACCTGACCGGCGACCTCGCCGCCCGCGCCCTGTATCCCGAACTGCGCCTCGGCAAAGGACTGGGCCGCACCCGCACCGATTGGGACAGCGCCATGGATCACGCCGCCGAGGTATTCGCCGAGACCATCCGCGAACACGGCCCGGACAGCGTGGCGTTCTATATCTCCGGGCAGCTGCTGACCGAGGATTACTACGCTTTCAACAAGCTGGCCCGTGCCCTGGTCGGCACCAACAATATCGACAGCAATTCACGCCTGTGCATGTCCTCGGCCGTGGTCGGCTACAAGCGCAGCCTGGGCGCCGACGCCCCGCCCTGCTCCTACGAGGACATCGAGCAGGCCGACACGCTGCTGATCATCGGCAGCAACATGGCCTACGCCCACCCGATCCTGTTTCGTCGCCTGGAAGCGGCCAAGGCTGGCAACCCGCAGATGAAGGTGATCGTCGTCGACCCACGGCGCACCGACACCTGCGAGCTGGCCGATCTGCACCTGGCCATCGCCCCTGGCAGCGACGTGGCGCTGCTGCACGGCGTGCTGCACCTGCTGCTGGAACAGGGGCGGATCGACCACGCCTTTATCGAAGCTCACACGGAAGGTTTCGACGCCCTGCAAAGCCTGGCTGCCGACTACACGCCGGCACGGGTTGCCGGGCTGTGCGCGATCAGCGAGGCGGATCTGCGCCGCTGCGCGGAGTGGATCGGCCGCTCGCCACGCTTTCTGTCGCTGTGGTGCATGGGCGTCAACCAGTCCACCGCCGGCACCGCCAAGAACGCCGCGATCATCAACCTGCACCTGGCCACCGGGCAGATCGGCCAGCCAGGCAGCGGGCCGTTTTCCCTTACCGGCCAGCCCAATGCCATGGGCGGCCGGGAAACCGGCAGCCTGTCCAACCTGCTGCCTGGCCACCGCGAAGTCGCCAACCCCGAACACCGCGCCGAGGTGGCCGCCTACTGGGGCATCGATCGGCTGCCGGAGAAGCCAGGGCTCAGCGCCATCGAGCTGTTCGAGGCCGTCGGCAGCGGCAGGATCAAGGCGCTGTGGATCGTCTGCACCAACCCGGCCCAGTCGATGCCCGACCAGCAGCGGATTCATCAGGCTCTCAGCGATTGCCCCTTCGTGGTGGTGCAGGAAGCATTTTCCACCACCGAGACCTGCCGCTTCGCCGACCTGCTGCTGCCCGCCGCCAGCTGGGGCGAGAAGGAAGGCACGGTGACCAACTCCGAGCGCCGCGTCAGCCGGGTGCGCCGTGCGGTGCCGGCACCAGGCGAGGCGCGGGCGGACTGGTCGATCACCTGCGACTTCGCCCGCCGCCTGGAAGCCAGGCTGCCGGGCACGCCGGCCGGCCTTTTCGCCTTCAGCAACCCCGAGCAACTGTTCGAGGAATACAAGGTACTGACCCGTCGGCGTGACCTGGACCTGAGCGGGCTCGGCTACGGCCTGCTGGAAGCCCGTGGCCCCCAGCAATGGCCATTTCCCCAAGGCGCCGAGCAGGGTACGCCGCGCCTTTACGGCGATGGCCAGTTTCCGAGCGTCAACGGTCGCGCACGCTTTATCGCCGAGGCCTATCAGTCACCCAAGGAGAAGCGCGACGAGCGCTATCCACTGACGCTGAACACCGGCCGCCTGCGTGATCAGTGGCACGGCATGAGCCGCACCGGCACCGCGGCGCGGCTGTTCGCCCATGTCGAGGAACCGCTGCTCGGCCTACATCCCCAGGACCTGGCGCAGCGGCAGCTGGAGGACGGCAGGCTGGTCGAGGTGCGCAGCCGCCGCGGCGCGCTGGTGCTGCGTGTGCAGGCCGACGCCAGCCTGCAACCGGGCCAGGCGTTCCTGCCCATGCACTGGGGCGACCGCTTTCTCAAGGGTCTGGGCGTCAACGCCCTGACCTTACCGGCATTCGATCCGCTGTCGAAGCAGCCTGAGCTCAAGCACGCCGGCATCGAGGTGCAGGCCATCGACCTGCCCTGGACCTTCCAGGCGCTGGTCGAAGGCGACGTGCAGCAGCGCCTGCAGGCCTTGCGCCCGCTGTGCGACGGCTTCGCCCATGCCAGCTTCGCCCTGGTCGGCCGTGAAACCTCGGCACTGGTGATGCGTGCCGCCCATCATCACGCCCCGGCTGCCGCCTTGCTCGACCAGCTGCACCAGCACCTGGGCCTGAACGATGGCCCGGTGATGCGCTACGACGACCCGCGCGATGAACCGGGCTGCATGCCCATCAACAAACGCGTGCGTATCGAGGACAGCCGCCTGAGCGGCTTCGCCCTGAGTGGCGAAAGCAGAGCACGGAACTGGCTGCGTGAACTCTGGCAGAACCAGATCTCGCTGGACGACGACACCGGCCGCGCCCTGCGGCGTTGGTTACTCGCTCCCGTGGAAAGCCCCCCCGGCGAAACCCGCTCACGCGCTGGCAAAACCCTATGCACCTGCATGGACGTCAGTGAAACCGCCGTGCGCGAGAGCATCGAACGCGGCTGTGACCTCGCCGCACTGAAACAGAATCTCGGCTGCGGCACCGGGTGCGGCTCCTGCGTACCGGAAATCAAGCGCCTGCTGGCGCTACAGACGATCGAAGCCTAG
- a CDS encoding NAD(P)/FAD-dependent oxidoreductase: protein MKRLKLVMIGNGMAGVRTLEELLKIAPDLYDITVFGAEPHPNYNRILLSPVLAGEQTFDDIVLNDLAWYASHGIELRLGRKVLEIDRIRRRVIADDGSSAEYDRLLIATGSRPFMLPIPGNALDGVIGYRDIADTRLMLDSATRHRRAVVIGGGLLGLEAAHGLKLRGMDVSVVHNGATLLERQLDERAGRLLQAALERRGLHFALGKQTSELIGGADGRVSAVRFSDGESLPADLVVMAAGIRPNIELAQDAGLPCARGILVDDTLQSFDPRVYAVGECVSHRGVAYGLVAPLFEQARVCASHLAMQGYRRYLGSLTSTKLKVTGIELFSAGDFAGHPGTQSITLDDPTTGSYRKLVLKNDVLVGACLYGDTADSAWYLQLIREGGNLAAIRDLLMFGEAAVASLTPAVPAEPLLLQGAA, encoded by the coding sequence ATGAAGCGACTGAAGCTGGTGATGATCGGTAACGGCATGGCCGGCGTGCGCACGCTCGAAGAGCTCCTGAAGATCGCCCCGGACCTCTACGACATCACCGTGTTCGGCGCCGAGCCGCACCCCAACTACAACCGCATCCTGCTCTCGCCGGTACTGGCCGGCGAGCAGACCTTCGACGACATCGTGCTCAACGACCTCGCCTGGTACGCCAGCCACGGCATCGAACTGCGCCTGGGCCGCAAGGTGCTGGAGATCGACCGCATCCGCCGCCGGGTGATCGCCGATGATGGCAGCAGTGCCGAGTACGACCGCCTGCTGATCGCCACCGGCTCCCGGCCGTTCATGTTGCCGATCCCCGGCAACGCGCTGGATGGCGTGATCGGCTACCGCGATATCGCCGACACTCGCCTTATGCTCGACAGCGCCACCCGGCACCGCCGCGCCGTGGTCATCGGCGGCGGCCTGCTGGGCCTGGAAGCCGCCCACGGCCTCAAGCTGCGCGGCATGGACGTCAGCGTGGTGCACAACGGCGCCACCCTGCTCGAGCGCCAGCTCGACGAGCGCGCCGGGCGCCTGCTGCAAGCCGCTCTGGAGCGCCGCGGCCTGCACTTCGCCCTCGGCAAACAGACCAGCGAGCTGATCGGGGGCGCTGATGGCCGGGTCAGCGCCGTGCGCTTCAGCGATGGCGAGAGCCTGCCCGCCGATCTGGTGGTGATGGCCGCCGGCATCCGCCCCAATATCGAACTGGCCCAGGACGCCGGCCTGCCCTGCGCCCGCGGCATCCTGGTCGACGATACGCTGCAGAGCTTCGACCCGCGCGTGTACGCGGTGGGCGAATGCGTCAGCCACCGCGGCGTCGCCTATGGCCTGGTGGCGCCGCTGTTCGAGCAGGCGCGGGTATGCGCCAGCCACCTGGCCATGCAGGGCTATCGCCGCTACCTCGGCTCGCTGACCTCGACCAAACTGAAAGTCACCGGCATCGAGCTGTTTTCCGCCGGTGATTTCGCAGGCCACCCCGGCACCCAGAGCATCACCCTGGACGACCCAACCACCGGCAGCTACCGCAAGCTGGTGCTCAAGAACGACGTGCTGGTCGGCGCCTGCCTGTACGGCGACACCGCTGACAGCGCCTGGTACCTGCAGCTGATCCGCGAGGGCGGCAACCTGGCCGCGATCCGCGACCTGCTGATGTTCGGCGAAGCGGCCGTGGCCAGCCTGACACCGGCCGTGCCAGCCGAACCGCTGCTCCTGCAAGGGGCGGCCTGA
- a CDS encoding penicillin acylase family protein, which translates to MLPRAFRPLATLSLAGLVTGMVALSGCQSLIDSRYRSSVAPDQGSFRVQGLAQTASVRRNPLGMPLIETHTFHDALFTLGYVHASDRLSQMVSLRLMAEGRLAEMAGPGVLEMDRFMRAVNLKKSAEVLYKNASPRMKAFFEVYARGVNAYLFRYRDKLPMDLAEAGYRPPYWKPEDSVLVFCLLNFGLSVNLQEEIAALSLTQKVGADKLAWLLPTYPDEPLPFEEADKLKGLALGGAIPGLQAVKSAAAQVSEQHMLGVAASNNWAIGPSRSRSGKSLLANDMHLPIELPSVWSFVQVRAPKFQASGVTVAGIPAVVAGFNGKLAWGMTMVMGDNQDLFLEQVKRDGNRLLYLADGKWQPALQRQETFFIKGQKPIRETIYETRHGPLLNSVLGERKHPLQPLQIQSGYGLALQTAPLENDASLDAFFDLSRAQSVEQAFEATREIRAMPLNLVFADAEHIGWQVTGRFPNRREGQGLVPSPGWDSRYEWDGFADPMLHPYDQDPQQGWLGSANQRSAPRGYGMQLSNSWYAPERYERIAQLAGSGRHDTPSMIAMQYDQTSPFVAKLQGMLEAQNMAEPLRQAIDRLPEAQRGKAREALSRLMAFDGKLSASSADAAVYGAFLHQSAREIFLDELGPDTSPAWQALVNTANLSYSAQADHLLGRDDSPFWDDVRTAQKEDKPAILARSLAASIELLEQRLGNQRTAWQWGKLHTYEWLSGSTQMAPYLGASQRASIASLKGYLDRGPYPAGGDHSTLNVSAYNWGQDFDTWLIPSMRMIVDFGREEPMIGLNSSGQSGNPASPHYADGIDAWRRAQYVSFPVLQQNLEKAYGRKRLLLTP; encoded by the coding sequence ATGCTGCCGCGCGCTTTCCGCCCTCTCGCCACCCTGAGCCTGGCCGGCCTCGTCACCGGCATGGTCGCGCTGAGCGGTTGCCAATCCCTGATCGACAGCCGTTACCGCAGCAGCGTGGCGCCGGATCAGGGCTCCTTTCGCGTCCAGGGTCTGGCGCAGACCGCTTCGGTGCGCCGCAACCCGCTCGGCATGCCGCTGATCGAGACCCATACCTTCCACGACGCCCTGTTCACCCTGGGCTACGTGCATGCCAGTGATCGCCTCAGCCAGATGGTCAGCCTGCGCCTGATGGCCGAAGGTCGCCTGGCGGAGATGGCCGGCCCCGGTGTGCTGGAGATGGACCGTTTCATGCGCGCGGTGAACCTGAAAAAGAGCGCCGAGGTGCTCTACAAGAACGCCTCGCCACGCATGAAGGCGTTCTTCGAGGTCTACGCCCGTGGCGTCAACGCCTACCTGTTCCGCTACCGCGACAAGCTGCCGATGGACCTGGCCGAGGCCGGCTATCGCCCGCCGTACTGGAAGCCGGAAGACTCGGTGCTGGTGTTCTGCCTGCTCAACTTCGGCCTGTCAGTGAACCTGCAGGAAGAAATCGCCGCCCTGAGCCTGACCCAGAAGGTCGGCGCCGACAAACTCGCCTGGCTGCTACCCACCTATCCGGACGAGCCGCTGCCGTTCGAAGAGGCCGACAAGCTCAAGGGCCTCGCCCTGGGTGGTGCCATCCCCGGCCTGCAGGCGGTTAAGAGCGCCGCCGCCCAGGTGTCCGAGCAGCACATGCTCGGCGTCGCCGCCTCGAACAACTGGGCCATTGGCCCGTCGCGCAGCCGCAGCGGCAAGAGCCTGCTGGCCAACGACATGCACCTGCCGATCGAGCTGCCCTCGGTATGGAGCTTCGTGCAGGTCCGCGCACCGAAATTCCAGGCTTCCGGGGTCACGGTCGCGGGCATCCCCGCGGTGGTCGCCGGCTTCAACGGCAAGCTGGCCTGGGGCATGACCATGGTCATGGGCGACAACCAGGACCTGTTTCTCGAGCAGGTCAAGCGCGATGGCAACCGCCTGCTGTATCTCGCCGACGGCAAATGGCAGCCGGCCTTGCAGCGCCAGGAGACCTTCTTCATCAAGGGCCAGAAACCGATCCGCGAGACGATTTACGAAACCCGCCACGGCCCGCTGCTCAACAGCGTGCTGGGCGAGCGCAAGCACCCGCTGCAACCGCTGCAGATCCAGAGCGGCTACGGCTTGGCGCTGCAGACCGCACCGCTCGAGAACGATGCCAGCCTGGACGCCTTCTTCGACCTGTCCCGCGCCCAGTCCGTGGAGCAGGCCTTCGAGGCGACCCGGGAGATCCGCGCCATGCCGCTGAACCTGGTGTTCGCCGATGCCGAGCATATCGGCTGGCAGGTCACCGGGCGCTTCCCCAATCGCCGCGAAGGCCAGGGCCTGGTGCCCTCGCCAGGCTGGGACAGCCGCTACGAGTGGGACGGTTTTGCCGATCCGATGCTCCACCCCTATGACCAGGATCCGCAACAGGGCTGGCTGGGCAGTGCCAACCAGCGCAGCGCACCGCGCGGCTACGGCATGCAGCTGTCCAACTCCTGGTATGCGCCGGAGCGCTACGAGCGCATCGCCCAGCTGGCTGGCAGCGGCCGCCACGACACGCCCAGCATGATCGCCATGCAGTACGACCAGACCTCACCCTTCGTGGCCAAGCTGCAGGGCATGCTCGAGGCGCAGAACATGGCCGAACCGCTGCGCCAGGCCATCGACCGCCTGCCCGAAGCGCAGCGTGGCAAGGCCCGCGAAGCCCTGAGCCGACTGATGGCCTTCGATGGCAAGCTGTCGGCCAGCTCGGCAGACGCCGCCGTGTATGGCGCCTTCCTGCACCAGAGCGCCCGGGAAATCTTTCTCGACGAGCTGGGCCCGGACACTTCGCCGGCCTGGCAGGCACTGGTGAACACCGCCAACCTATCCTATTCGGCGCAAGCCGATCACCTGCTCGGCCGCGACGACAGCCCGTTCTGGGACGACGTGCGCACTGCGCAGAAGGAAGACAAGCCGGCGATCCTGGCCCGCAGCCTGGCGGCCAGCATCGAGCTGCTCGAACAGCGCCTGGGCAATCAGCGCACGGCCTGGCAATGGGGCAAGCTGCACACCTACGAGTGGCTGAGCGGCAGCACGCAAATGGCGCCGTATCTCGGTGCCAGCCAGCGCGCCAGCATCGCCTCGCTCAAGGGCTACCTGGACCGCGGCCCCTACCCGGCCGGTGGCGACCACAGCACCCTGAACGTCTCGGCCTACAACTGGGGCCAGGATTTCGACACCTGGCTGATCCCGAGCATGCGCATGATCGTCGACTTCGGCCGCGAGGAGCCGATGATCGGCCTCAACAGCTCCGGGCAATCCGGTAACCCGGCCAGCCCGCACTACGCCGACGGCATCGACGCCTGGCGCCGCGCCCAGTACGTGAGCTTTCCGGTGCTGCAACAAAATCTGGAGAAGGCCTATGGGCGCAAACGCCTGCTGCTGACGCCTTGA
- a CDS encoding DUF2489 domain-containing protein: MGPDQLLVLLAVLIVGALALYAVHLWRQVWARQRRQAEVRLAQRQRLHDDLRVLAASLLDGQLPLIEGAIRIKVLLDNYHSGLSLAPQAQVFQRLYDATAHIPTHADWQDLGRAERRQHEAHFAELTEAHQQQAHDAARWLLDEGLAARP, translated from the coding sequence ATGGGGCCTGATCAGCTCCTGGTCCTGCTTGCGGTACTGATCGTTGGCGCACTGGCCCTCTACGCTGTTCACCTCTGGCGCCAGGTATGGGCCAGGCAGCGTCGGCAGGCCGAAGTGCGCCTCGCGCAACGCCAGCGCCTGCATGACGATCTGCGGGTGCTGGCAGCCTCGCTGCTTGACGGCCAGCTGCCGCTGATCGAAGGCGCCATCCGCATTAAGGTACTGCTCGACAATTACCACAGCGGGCTGAGCCTCGCGCCTCAGGCCCAGGTGTTCCAGCGCCTCTACGACGCTACCGCCCATATACCGACCCACGCCGACTGGCAGGACCTGGGCCGCGCCGAGCGCCGCCAGCACGAAGCGCATTTCGCCGAGCTGACCGAGGCCCATCAGCAGCAGGCCCACGATGCCGCACGCTGGTTGCTCGACGAGGGGCTGGCTGCGCGCCCCTGA
- a CDS encoding nitrate regulatory protein, with product MPDHKMPATLRFMLAARRCELQGLESLSVTCELVTRISQLVHQLQKERGYSNVYLGNQTDHYLHQLDAHSADCAVVEREVHIFFLSMDTAQANAADRARLFNRIAYVLHGFDELPGLRRRIRERQLSPRQATQAFTRLIGGLLAVVFEAADTAADPGLTRLLVALFNFMQGKELAGQERAVGVEGFSHGHFDDELQARLLHLQEGQERCFDIFGEFADAEAIALWQGILGTDTVAQVISLRGVARRTSAAAQVDPGLCELWFELNTRRIDAMKQVESHLTQCLLERCRRSIAEAHADLDNHRALLGRVAQMDAASDQALLFSVHSSTLDTPPQGAVGSHLARSVLDLLHEQNQRLQQVSDELQETRETLNERKLIERAKKLLMNDYGLSEEDAYARLRQSAMERSMRLVDVAQSLLTFAARKAQPTPRGDKGKRG from the coding sequence ATGCCCGATCACAAGATGCCCGCCACCCTGCGTTTCATGCTCGCCGCCCGCCGTTGCGAGCTGCAGGGCCTGGAAAGCCTGTCCGTCACCTGCGAGCTGGTTACCCGGATCAGCCAGCTGGTACACCAGCTGCAGAAGGAACGGGGCTACTCGAACGTCTATCTGGGCAACCAGACGGACCACTATCTGCACCAACTTGATGCCCACAGCGCAGACTGCGCCGTCGTGGAGCGCGAGGTGCATATTTTTTTTCTGTCCATGGACACCGCCCAGGCCAACGCCGCCGACCGGGCGCGCCTGTTCAACCGTATCGCCTACGTGCTGCATGGCTTCGACGAACTGCCTGGGCTACGCCGGCGCATCCGTGAACGGCAATTGTCGCCACGCCAGGCGACCCAGGCCTTTACCCGCCTCATCGGCGGGCTGCTGGCGGTAGTCTTCGAAGCGGCCGATACCGCCGCCGACCCCGGCCTCACCCGGCTGCTGGTAGCGCTGTTCAACTTCATGCAAGGCAAGGAGCTCGCCGGCCAGGAACGTGCAGTCGGCGTGGAAGGTTTTTCCCATGGGCACTTCGATGACGAACTGCAGGCCCGCCTGCTGCATCTGCAGGAAGGCCAGGAGCGCTGCTTCGACATCTTCGGCGAGTTCGCCGATGCCGAGGCCATTGCCCTGTGGCAGGGTATTCTCGGCACCGACACCGTGGCCCAGGTGATCAGCCTGCGCGGGGTCGCCAGGCGCACCTCCGCCGCGGCCCAGGTGGACCCGGGCTTGTGCGAGCTATGGTTCGAGCTCAACACCAGACGCATCGACGCCATGAAACAGGTGGAAAGCCACCTGACCCAGTGCCTGCTCGAACGCTGCCGGCGCAGCATCGCCGAAGCCCATGCCGACCTGGACAACCACCGCGCCCTGCTCGGCCGTGTGGCGCAGATGGATGCTGCCAGCGACCAGGCGCTGTTGTTCAGCGTGCACAGCAGCACCCTCGACACCCCACCCCAGGGTGCCGTGGGCAGCCACCTGGCCCGCTCGGTGCTGGATCTTCTCCACGAGCAGAACCAGCGCCTGCAACAGGTCAGCGACGAACTGCAGGAAACCCGCGAAACCCTCAACGAGCGCAAGCTGATCGAGCGGGCCAAGAAGCTGCTGATGAACGACTACGGCCTGAGCGAAGAGGACGCCTACGCGCGTCTGCGCCAATCGGCCATGGAACGCAGCATGCGCCTGGTCGATGTGGCCCAGAGCCTGCTCACCTTTGCCGCGCGCAAGGCGCAGCCAACTCCGCGAGGCGACAAGGGCAAACGCGGCTGA
- a CDS encoding LEA type 2 family protein, with protein MFYQAQMIRILSLMLFLGMATALSGCSTWFSDRFEDPDVRLVDVNVVKAKLLEQRFILRFRIDNPNDVSLPVRGLNYVVHLNEVLLADGDSEVWFTVPAKGHLEFDVPVRTNLWRHVRQVVKLLESPDQPISYRLQGEVKTGLFFGRRVHMARNGEIIPGDYLPE; from the coding sequence ATGTTTTATCAGGCGCAAATGATAAGAATTCTTAGCCTAATGCTATTCCTGGGTATGGCCACGGCGCTGAGCGGCTGCTCGACCTGGTTCTCGGACCGCTTCGAAGACCCGGACGTGCGCCTGGTGGACGTCAACGTGGTCAAGGCCAAGTTGCTCGAACAGCGCTTCATCCTGCGCTTTCGCATCGACAACCCCAACGACGTCAGCCTGCCGGTACGTGGCCTCAACTACGTGGTGCACCTGAACGAGGTGCTGCTCGCCGATGGCGATTCGGAAGTCTGGTTCACCGTGCCGGCCAAGGGGCACCTGGAGTTCGACGTCCCGGTCCGTACCAACCTGTGGCGCCACGTACGTCAGGTGGTCAAGCTGCTGGAATCGCCCGATCAGCCGATCAGTTATCGCCTGCAGGGTGAGGTGAAAACCGGATTATTCTTCGGCCGCCGCGTGCACATGGCGCGCAATGGCGAGATAATTCCCGGCGATTATCTTCCGGAGTGA
- a CDS encoding SEC-C metal-binding domain-containing protein, which yields MTQQPHVHGPDCNHDHDHDHGHPGHVHGPHCNHGPQEPVRNALKDIGRNDPCPCGSDRKFKKCHGA from the coding sequence ATGACCCAGCAACCCCACGTCCATGGCCCCGACTGCAACCACGATCACGATCATGATCATGGCCACCCTGGCCATGTGCACGGCCCGCACTGCAACCACGGCCCCCAGGAGCCGGTGCGCAATGCCCTGAAGGACATCGGCCGTAACGACCCCTGCCCGTGCGGCAGCGACAGGAAATTCAAGAAGTGCCATGGGGCCTGA